The following proteins are encoded in a genomic region of Arachis ipaensis cultivar K30076 chromosome B02, Araip1.1, whole genome shotgun sequence:
- the LOC110269212 gene encoding uncharacterized protein LOC110269212, which produces MLGTGELHISQSKYILDLLRRAGLSSSKPILIPMLSSLKLISDGSESYENPTLYRSLVGGLQYATLTHPEISFSVNHVSQFMKNPKQHHWSALKRIIRYLSGTYHHGLCFQKSTDLRVLVFADADWASDIEDHRSTSGYCVFLGYNPVFWCSRKQTAVSRSSIEAEFRCLADVGAEILWVLKLLQELGIPQPIAPTVYCDNLSAVMFSANPILHSRSKHFEVDLHFVQDRVFKGQLRVIHIPVDSQIADVLTKPLSTASFEKFKNKLRVVPQPTMSLRGGCKEPSCISN; this is translated from the coding sequence TGCAGGCCTTTCTAGCTCCAAGCCTATCCTTATTCCTATGCTCTCCTCTCTCAAATTGATTTCTGACGGGTCTGAATCATATGAAAACCCAACTCTCTATAGATCTCTTGTTGGAGGGTTGCAATATGCAACCTTAACTCATCCAGAAATATCCTTCTCTGTGAATCACGTTAGTCAGTTCATGAAAAATCCCAAGCAACATCACTGGTCAGCCTTGAAAAGGATCATCCGTTATCTTTCAGGTACGTATCATCATGGATTATGTTTTCAAAAATCTACTGATCTTCGTGTTCTTGTCTTTGCGGATGCAGATTGGGCGAGTGACATTGAAGATCACAGGTCCACCAGTGGATATTGCGTCTTTCTTGGCTATAATCCGGTGTTTTGGTGTAGTCGTAAGCAAACGGCAGTGAGTCGGTCATCTATAGAAGCCGAATTTAGATGCCTTGCGGATGTTGGAGCTGAAATATTATGGGTTCTTAAGTTGCTACAAGAACTTGGGATTCCTCAACCTATTGCACCCACTGTGTATTGTGACAACCTCAGTGCTGTGATGTTTTCTGCCAATCCGATTCTTCATAGTCGAAGCAAGCATTTTGAGGTCGATTTGCATTTTGTTCAAGATCGGGTGTTTAAAGGGCAATTACGTGTGATTCATATCCCAGTTGATTCTCAAATTGCTGATGTGCTCACTAAACCACTATCCACTGCCTCCTTTGAGAAGTTTAAGAACAAACTCAGAGTGGTTCCTCAACCCACTATGAGTTTGAGGGGAGGCTGTAAAGAACCATCATGCATCAGTAACTGA